In Ahaetulla prasina isolate Xishuangbanna chromosome 5, ASM2864084v1, whole genome shotgun sequence, the following are encoded in one genomic region:
- the ZRSR2 gene encoding U2 small nuclear ribonucleoprotein auxiliary factor 35 kDa subunit-related protein 2 isoform X1: MAASVSPPPAPVKGMVKLSHKRYRALLKKEKRKKRRQSLARLRDSENTINDEPIYEKELNEEEQELEDERQRLHEEWLLREEKAQEAFKIRKEREEAARKRQEEEEQKIKEEWKKQQQKEQEEEDRKQQMKREREDAVQKMLDQAESQPENGTTWHNPEPPENIGTEKDRANCPFYIKTGACRFGDRCSRKHHYPSSSQTLLIRGMFVTFGMEQCKRDDYDTDASLEYSEEEIYQQFVDFYEDVLPEFKNVGKVIQFKVSCNFEPHLRGNVYVQYQSEQECQEALSLFNGRWYAGRQLQCEFCPVTRWKTAICGLFERQKCPRGKHCNFLHVFKNPNNEFWEANRDIHISIDWAKEASKNSERRNRLGYYEEHYSRSRRRNSQSPDHSYNKRNGESERKKSHHKHKKSHVSEKLGSRGRQRSHSKKKRRNRDRSLTCSRSRSPSPTRNRGRKTSSSKGRNS; the protein is encoded by the exons CCATAAAAGGTATAGAGCACTTTTGAAGAAAGAGAAGCGGAAGAAAAGGAGACAATCTCTAGCAAGACTGAGAGATTCag AAAATACAATTAATGATGAACCAATTTATGAAAAAGAACTGAATGAAGAAGAGCAAGAACTTGAAGATGAAAG GCAAAGGcttcatgaagaatggttgctaagagaagaaaaggctcaggaaGCTTTCAAGatcaggaaggaaagagaagaggcagCCAGAAAACgtcaggaggaagaagag caaaaaataaaggaagaatggaaaaaacaacaacagaaagaaCAAGAGGAGGAAGACCGAAAACAACaaatgaagagagaaagagag GATGCCGTGCAGAAGATGTTGGATCAGGCTGAAAGTCAG CCGGAAAATGGAACTACTTGGCACAATCCTGAGCCCCCAGAGAACATAGGCACCGAGAAAGATCGTGCTAATTGCCCTTTCTATATTAAAACTGGAGCATGCCGATTTGGAGACAG gTGTTCTCGGAAACATCATTATCCAAGTTCTAGTCAGACCCTTCTTATCAGGGGAATGTTTGTTACTTTTGGGATGGAACAGTGTAAGAGAGATGACTATGACACAGATGCAAGTCTAGAATACAGTGAAGAGGAAATTTATCAGCAGTTCGTAGATTTCTATGAAGATGTACTTCCTGAATTCAAAAATGTGGGGAAGGTTATACAGTTCAAG GTGAGCTGTAACTTTGAACCTCATCTTCGAGGAAATGTGTATGTTCAATACCAGTC agAACAAGAATGTCAGGAAGCTCTCAGTTTATTCAATGGTCGATGGTATGCAGGGCGGCAGCTGCAGTGTGAGTTTTGTCCAGTAACAAGGTGGAAAACAGCTATTTGCG GTTTGTTTGAAAGGCAAAAGTGTCCAAGAGGGAAGCACTGTAACTTTCTTCACGTATTCAAAAATCCAAATAATGAATTCTGGGAAGCCAACAGAGATATTCACATTTCCATTGACTGGGCTAAAGAggcaagtaaaaactctgaaaggAGAAATAGATTGGGGTACTATGAAGAACATTATAGCAGATCAAGAAGAAGGAACAGTCAAAGTCCCGATCATTCATACaataaaagaaatggagaatctgaaagaaaaaaatctcatcATAAACATAAGAAAAGTCATGTTTCTGAGAAATTGGGCAGTCGTGGAAGGCAACGGTCACACAGTAAAAAGAAAAGACGGAATCGCGACAGGAGCCTGACATGTAGTCGTAGTAGAAGTCCATCTCCTACAAGAAATAGAGGCAGAAAAACATCTAGTAGCAAAGGAAGGAATAGCTGA
- the ZRSR2 gene encoding U2 small nuclear ribonucleoprotein auxiliary factor 35 kDa subunit-related protein 2 isoform X2, protein MEDSYRKSDLPSYRQRLHEEWLLREEKAQEAFKIRKEREEAARKRQEEEEQKIKEEWKKQQQKEQEEEDRKQQMKREREDAVQKMLDQAESQPENGTTWHNPEPPENIGTEKDRANCPFYIKTGACRFGDRCSRKHHYPSSSQTLLIRGMFVTFGMEQCKRDDYDTDASLEYSEEEIYQQFVDFYEDVLPEFKNVGKVIQFKVSCNFEPHLRGNVYVQYQSEQECQEALSLFNGRWYAGRQLQCEFCPVTRWKTAICGLFERQKCPRGKHCNFLHVFKNPNNEFWEANRDIHISIDWAKEASKNSERRNRLGYYEEHYSRSRRRNSQSPDHSYNKRNGESERKKSHHKHKKSHVSEKLGSRGRQRSHSKKKRRNRDRSLTCSRSRSPSPTRNRGRKTSSSKGRNS, encoded by the exons ATGGAGGATTCTTACcggaaaagtgatttgccatcatatag GCAAAGGcttcatgaagaatggttgctaagagaagaaaaggctcaggaaGCTTTCAAGatcaggaaggaaagagaagaggcagCCAGAAAACgtcaggaggaagaagag caaaaaataaaggaagaatggaaaaaacaacaacagaaagaaCAAGAGGAGGAAGACCGAAAACAACaaatgaagagagaaagagag GATGCCGTGCAGAAGATGTTGGATCAGGCTGAAAGTCAG CCGGAAAATGGAACTACTTGGCACAATCCTGAGCCCCCAGAGAACATAGGCACCGAGAAAGATCGTGCTAATTGCCCTTTCTATATTAAAACTGGAGCATGCCGATTTGGAGACAG gTGTTCTCGGAAACATCATTATCCAAGTTCTAGTCAGACCCTTCTTATCAGGGGAATGTTTGTTACTTTTGGGATGGAACAGTGTAAGAGAGATGACTATGACACAGATGCAAGTCTAGAATACAGTGAAGAGGAAATTTATCAGCAGTTCGTAGATTTCTATGAAGATGTACTTCCTGAATTCAAAAATGTGGGGAAGGTTATACAGTTCAAG GTGAGCTGTAACTTTGAACCTCATCTTCGAGGAAATGTGTATGTTCAATACCAGTC agAACAAGAATGTCAGGAAGCTCTCAGTTTATTCAATGGTCGATGGTATGCAGGGCGGCAGCTGCAGTGTGAGTTTTGTCCAGTAACAAGGTGGAAAACAGCTATTTGCG GTTTGTTTGAAAGGCAAAAGTGTCCAAGAGGGAAGCACTGTAACTTTCTTCACGTATTCAAAAATCCAAATAATGAATTCTGGGAAGCCAACAGAGATATTCACATTTCCATTGACTGGGCTAAAGAggcaagtaaaaactctgaaaggAGAAATAGATTGGGGTACTATGAAGAACATTATAGCAGATCAAGAAGAAGGAACAGTCAAAGTCCCGATCATTCATACaataaaagaaatggagaatctgaaagaaaaaaatctcatcATAAACATAAGAAAAGTCATGTTTCTGAGAAATTGGGCAGTCGTGGAAGGCAACGGTCACACAGTAAAAAGAAAAGACGGAATCGCGACAGGAGCCTGACATGTAGTCGTAGTAGAAGTCCATCTCCTACAAGAAATAGAGGCAGAAAAACATCTAGTAGCAAAGGAAGGAATAGCTGA